CATCCTGAATATTGTTGTACGATAATTCTTTGCCGTGTAATTGTGTTGCGTAGGCAATCGAGAAATCTGAACCTAAACGTTTTGCATAGAACGCCGCTTTTTGGTGAGGGTTTTCACCATAGCGTAATGTTTGCTTCAGTTCATATGTTAACGTCATGTTTTCCGGGAACTCTTCGCCAATTGCATTTGATAAATGATTGGAAATATACGAATCATATGCAGCGGTGTGACGGAATACTTTTGCTGCTAAACGACGACGTGTTGTTAATGTCGTTTTTCCATCTGCCTTTAACTCTTCCAATACGGCAGAATAGTCATTTGCATCAACAATTACCGTTACATAATCATGGTTTTTTGCTGCCGAACGTAGCATTGTCGGACCGCCGATATCGATGTTTTCAATTGCATCATCCCAAGATACATCCGGTTTTGAAATCGTTTCGACAAACGGATATAAGTTGACACATACAATTTCGATTGGGCGGATGCCATGTTCGTTCATTTGCGCAACATGGCTTGGCTCATCAAACTTACCTAATAGACCGCCATGGATCATCGGGTTTAATGTTTTTACCCGGCCATCCAAAATTTCCGGGAAGTTTGTTACTTCATCTACTGCAGTTACCGGAACATTGTTTTGTTGTAATAAACTTTTTGTTCCTCCAGTAGAAAGTACTTCATAGCCAAGAGCTACTAATTCTTTTGCAAATTCTAAAATACCATTTTTATCTGAAACACTAATAAGTGCACGTTTCGTCACGATTAGGTCCTCCAATTCATTTTTTCGGTGAGCAATGCCCTCACAGGAGCGGCTCATGCGAATTTACTTATTTACTTTAAATAATTGCTGTAATGTCTTCGTGTATAGCGCATGTTCTAATTTATGTATACGCTCTTCAGTCGCTTCACGGTTACCATCTACAACATCAACTGCTCCCTGCGAGATAATCTTTCCTGTATCCATTCCCGCATCTACATAGTGGACCGTTACACCCGTAACTTTTACGCCGTGATTCATCGCCTGACCAATGGCGTCTTTTCCGGGAAATGATGGCAGCAGCGACGGATGAATATTGATAATCCGATGCTCGTAAGCCGATAATAGCGTTTCCCCAACAAGGCGCATATAACCTGCTAAGATGATCCATTCAATCTCTCGTTCTTTTAACAGTTCAACAAGTTTGGTTTCATAAGCTAACTTGTCGGCAAAGGTTTTCGGTGCAAGCTCCATAGCAGGTATACCGAAATTTTGTGCACGTGTCACAACATAAGCACCCGGCTTATCCGTAATGACAAGCTCGATCGTCGCGTTAAGCTCACCGCGACTAATCGCTTCTTGAATTGCCTGAAAGTTACTACCGCTTCCAGAAGCGAATACGGCAATTTTCGTACCCATTACACTAAGCTCCCGTCATGTTCGCCGTTGAAAATAACTCCTTCACCGTTCACAACGCGACCGATTGTGTAAGCTTTTTCACCTTCAGCTTCTACTGCAGCAATCACTTTATCAGCTTCACTCGCTGGAACCGCAATAACAAAGCCGATTCCCATGTTGAATACGTTATATAAATCTTTGTCCGCCAATGCACCTTTTTCTTTTAAAAACTCAAAGATGCGCAGCACTGGCCAAGATCCTAAATCGATTTCTGTTGCCAAACCTTG
This Solibacillus isronensis DNA region includes the following protein-coding sequences:
- the purN gene encoding phosphoribosylglycinamide formyltransferase, whose translation is MGTKIAVFASGSGSNFQAIQEAISRGELNATIELVITDKPGAYVVTRAQNFGIPAMELAPKTFADKLAYETKLVELLKEREIEWIILAGYMRLVGETLLSAYEHRIINIHPSLLPSFPGKDAIGQAMNHGVKVTGVTVHYVDAGMDTGKIISQGAVDVVDGNREATEERIHKLEHALYTKTLQQLFKVNK